One window of the Chryseotalea sp. WA131a genome contains the following:
- the rplM gene encoding 50S ribosomal protein L13: MDHNSYKTTNTNNATADKQWVLVDAKDQVLGRVASQIARVLRGKHKPSYTPQTDMGDHVVVINAEKVRMTGKKWDNRFMFFYSGYPGGQKQISPKMMVQKHPARLIEHSVRGMLPKNTMGRQLFRSLHVYAGTEHPHTSQQPKEIKF, encoded by the coding sequence GTGGACCACAATAGTTATAAAACCACCAATACAAACAATGCCACCGCAGATAAGCAGTGGGTGTTGGTAGATGCAAAAGACCAAGTTTTGGGTCGTGTAGCCAGCCAAATTGCCCGTGTATTGCGCGGCAAACACAAGCCATCCTACACCCCTCAAACCGATATGGGCGATCATGTAGTGGTGATCAATGCCGAAAAAGTAAGAATGACAGGTAAGAAGTGGGACAACCGCTTTATGTTCTTTTACTCAGGGTATCCGGGTGGCCAAAAACAAATTTCCCCCAAGATGATGGTTCAAAAACATCCTGCACGTTTAATTGAACATAGCGTGCGCGGCATGTTGCCAAAAAATACCATGGGCCGTCAGTTGTTCAGAAGCTTGCACGTTTATGCGGGCACCGAGCATCCGCACACCTCACAACAACCCAAAGAAATTAAATTCTAA
- the rpsB gene encoding 30S ribosomal protein S2 — MEKITTQSLMDAGVHFGHLTRKWNPKMAEYIYMENNGIHIIDLNKTLSCLEEATFAIRNIVRSGRKVMFVATKKQAKDVVTEEATRLNMPFVTERWLGGMLTNFATIRKSLKKLAQIEKMMKDEAYENLTKKEKLMMSREKSKLTKQLGGISDLNRLPAALFVIDVKREHIAVAEAQKLNIPVFAMVDTNSDPSDIDFPIPANDDAFKSISIITGYLGKAIEEALQERKKDKEEAGQKKEEEDKKKVDEAVHEA; from the coding sequence ATGGAGAAGATAACAACACAAAGTTTAATGGATGCAGGTGTTCATTTCGGGCACTTGACCAGAAAGTGGAACCCCAAGATGGCCGAGTACATCTACATGGAGAACAACGGTATCCACATTATCGATTTGAACAAAACCTTGAGCTGCTTGGAAGAAGCAACGTTTGCCATCCGCAACATTGTGCGCAGCGGCAGAAAGGTGATGTTCGTTGCGACCAAAAAGCAAGCAAAAGATGTAGTGACCGAAGAGGCTACGCGTTTGAACATGCCTTTTGTTACTGAAAGATGGTTGGGCGGTATGCTTACCAACTTTGCTACCATCCGCAAGTCGTTGAAGAAATTGGCGCAGATTGAGAAAATGATGAAGGACGAGGCTTATGAAAACTTGACCAAAAAGGAAAAGTTGATGATGAGCCGCGAGAAAAGTAAGTTGACCAAACAGTTGGGTGGTATCAGCGATTTAAACCGTTTGCCTGCTGCTCTTTTTGTGATTGATGTAAAGCGCGAGCACATTGCTGTGGCAGAAGCACAGAAGTTGAACATCCCCGTTTTTGCGATGGTGGATACCAACTCTGATCCTTCCGATATCGATTTCCCGATTCCGGCCAATGACGATGCTTTCAAGTCGATCTCTATCATCACCGGATATTTGGGCAAAGCCATCGAAGAAGCCTTACAAGAACGCAAGAAAGATAAAGAAGAGGCTGGCCAGAAGAAGGAAGAGGAAGACAAGAAAAAAGTAGACGAGGCGGTGCACGAAGCATGA
- the murI gene encoding glutamate racemase, with protein MNATSPIGIFDSGIGGLTVAHAIRKALPNESLVYFGDTAHLPYGDKSEAAIQAYSIKIAEVLLKKGCKVIVIACNSASSAAYELLKEYVRNQAHIVNVIDPMVELVKGKFSGKRVGLIGTKRTVQSSIYSKKLAALDPSISLQQLATPLLAPMIEEGFYNNKISHDIIGQYLQDPLLHNIEALILACTHYPLIKKEIENFFHHQVYILDSSIVVATKLKEYLTANQLINSSSEISHYFYVSDYTESFESATQLFFGARVQLVLHRLWS; from the coding sequence TTGAATGCAACCTCGCCCATAGGAATTTTTGACAGCGGCATTGGCGGCCTTACGGTAGCTCATGCTATTCGTAAAGCACTGCCCAACGAAAGTTTGGTCTATTTTGGTGATACCGCCCACCTACCTTATGGGGATAAATCAGAAGCAGCTATACAAGCCTACTCGATAAAGATTGCGGAAGTGCTATTGAAAAAAGGGTGCAAGGTGATTGTGATTGCTTGTAATTCTGCTAGCTCGGCAGCGTATGAATTGCTCAAAGAATATGTGCGCAACCAAGCACATATAGTAAACGTGATTGACCCAATGGTAGAGCTTGTAAAAGGTAAATTTAGTGGTAAGCGGGTAGGGCTAATTGGCACCAAGCGAACGGTTCAATCATCTATCTATTCAAAAAAGTTAGCCGCGCTAGATCCATCCATATCACTTCAACAATTGGCTACCCCGTTGCTGGCACCTATGATCGAAGAAGGCTTTTACAATAATAAAATAAGTCATGATATTATTGGTCAATACTTGCAAGATCCATTATTGCACAATATAGAAGCCTTGATATTGGCCTGCACACACTACCCTTTAATCAAAAAAGAAATTGAAAATTTTTTTCATCATCAAGTTTACATTTTAGATTCCTCCATTGTGGTAGCCACTAAATTAAAGGAATATCTAACGGCTAACCAGTTGATAAATAGCTCATCCGAGATTTCGCATTATTTTTACGTTTCGGACTACACGGAATCCTTTGAATCGGCTACGCAACTGTTTTTTGGAGCCAGGGTTCAATTAGTGTTGCACCGATTATGGTCGTAA
- the rpsI gene encoding 30S ribosomal protein S9 has translation MEIINTLGRRKTSVARIYMQPGKGQIIVNERELKDYFPSEILQTTVRQALTVVKQEANYDVNVNVEGGGSKGQAEAIRLAIARALVTINNENRPALKKEGLMTRDSRMVERKKPGRRKARRKFQFSKR, from the coding sequence ATGGAAATAATCAACACACTTGGAAGAAGAAAGACCTCGGTAGCCCGGATTTACATGCAGCCAGGCAAAGGTCAAATCATCGTTAACGAAAGAGAGTTAAAAGATTATTTCCCTTCAGAAATTTTACAAACTACCGTGCGCCAAGCATTGACGGTGGTGAAGCAAGAAGCCAACTACGATGTAAATGTAAATGTAGAAGGTGGCGGCAGCAAAGGACAGGCAGAAGCCATTCGCTTGGCCATTGCCCGTGCGTTAGTGACGATCAACAATGAAAATCGTCCTGCTTTGAAAAAAGAAGGATTGATGACCCGCGATTCGCGCATGGTGGAGCGCAAGAAACCAGGTCGCAGAAAAGCAAGAAGGAAGTTCCAATTCAGCAAGCGTTAA
- a CDS encoding transposase — MKPAFTNIKHNKKIKRFIIKWLVKVKIETGLLALAHNLAKLAV, encoded by the coding sequence GTGAAACCTGCTTTTACCAACATTAAGCATAACAAAAAAATCAAAAGGTTCATAATCAAATGGTTAGTAAAAGTCAAAATAGAAACTGGATTGCTTGCGTTAGCACACAACCTGGCTAAGCTAGCGGTATAA
- a CDS encoding tetratricopeptide repeat protein encodes MKRFIHLTFSTILFASSGFSQGKIDSLKNLLNGNLSDSLRIRALIVVSQEYQFIDIDKSIQYGKEATTLADSKNYKWAKPLTYINLGSYYSIQGDYASASKLVNLALGIAYELKDSSQISACYNNLGTYNMKLGRFDEAYYFHTQSYRIASLRNEKLQQAISLHNISGVFKELAQYERAIDYLRLSEKMSKEINDHEGEAYNFDELGDIYLRKKQYDSSLAALMKSLEKAKKVNLRINELKGGTFTKIAKAYTGKGEIVKAFAYYDSANNFFVKNKSEFGQAEVELGRGILLLNQKKFAEAETTILKSAKKAHELKAWTLEIQCYQKLSELYETKNDFKKSLSFYKQNQQLEDSLFSQGMQSKLLQSEIRFETESKEEQIKALTRLEELQKGQIKKQDLIRNILVIVVALTVILLFSVYRSGQRRIRINKLLLQHQEEIKKRSAELEQLNQVKDKFFSIVSHDLRSPMNALAGVLDLMNKDQITEEEFKTIGKELQLRFNHTRRLINNLLDWALLQMDKFKIQVEKINLKDLIDSNVAMIESLHLKKLQIENLVDQSLIATGDKDMINLVIRNLVMNAIKFSESGDKITIAAKEDIDFYILSVKDSGVGIAPEVQKILFEKTTGYSTRGTANEKGTGLGLILCKEFVERNGGKIWLESELGKGSTFFFTVKKG; translated from the coding sequence GTGAAACGTTTCATCCACCTCACCTTTTCTACTATTTTATTTGCCAGCAGTGGCTTTTCTCAAGGCAAAATTGATAGCCTCAAAAACCTATTAAATGGTAATCTCTCCGATTCCTTGCGAATTAGAGCTCTTATTGTGGTTTCTCAAGAATATCAATTTATAGATATTGATAAAAGCATTCAATACGGTAAAGAAGCAACCACACTAGCTGATTCCAAAAATTACAAATGGGCGAAGCCATTAACCTACATAAATTTGGGTAGCTACTATAGTATCCAAGGAGATTATGCGTCTGCCTCCAAGCTAGTCAACCTTGCGCTGGGAATTGCCTACGAGTTAAAGGATAGCTCTCAAATTTCTGCGTGTTATAATAATCTAGGCACATACAATATGAAATTGGGAAGATTTGATGAAGCGTATTATTTTCATACCCAGAGTTACCGCATCGCTTCGCTTAGGAACGAAAAGCTTCAGCAAGCCATAAGTCTACATAATATTTCAGGTGTGTTTAAAGAACTTGCTCAATACGAGCGGGCAATTGACTACCTGCGACTTTCAGAAAAAATGAGCAAAGAAATAAATGATCACGAAGGAGAGGCTTACAATTTTGATGAGCTAGGTGATATATACCTCCGAAAAAAACAGTACGACTCTTCATTGGCTGCGCTGATGAAATCGTTGGAAAAAGCTAAAAAAGTAAACCTAAGAATTAACGAACTAAAGGGTGGCACATTTACCAAAATTGCGAAAGCTTATACAGGGAAAGGCGAAATTGTAAAGGCCTTTGCCTACTACGATAGTGCCAATAATTTTTTTGTAAAGAATAAGAGCGAGTTTGGCCAGGCTGAAGTAGAGCTAGGAAGAGGTATTTTGTTACTCAACCAAAAAAAGTTTGCCGAAGCAGAAACTACCATTTTGAAAAGTGCGAAAAAAGCGCATGAGCTAAAAGCGTGGACGTTGGAAATCCAGTGCTATCAAAAGCTATCAGAATTGTACGAAACGAAGAACGACTTTAAAAAATCACTTTCCTTTTACAAGCAAAATCAACAACTCGAAGACAGTCTCTTCAGTCAAGGGATGCAATCAAAGCTATTGCAGAGCGAAATTCGCTTTGAAACAGAATCAAAAGAAGAACAAATCAAAGCATTGACTAGGTTAGAAGAATTGCAAAAAGGTCAGATCAAAAAACAAGATTTGATTCGCAATATTCTGGTAATTGTAGTGGCCCTTACGGTCATTCTATTGTTCTCAGTTTATCGTAGCGGACAACGGAGAATTCGCATCAATAAATTATTGCTTCAGCACCAAGAAGAAATTAAGAAAAGAAGTGCCGAACTGGAGCAGCTCAATCAAGTGAAGGATAAATTTTTCTCTATCGTTTCACACGATTTACGCTCGCCCATGAATGCCCTAGCAGGTGTGTTGGATTTAATGAACAAAGACCAGATCACAGAAGAAGAATTTAAAACAATTGGTAAGGAATTGCAATTGCGTTTTAACCATACCCGGAGGTTAATCAATAACTTATTGGATTGGGCACTTTTGCAAATGGACAAATTCAAGATACAAGTTGAAAAAATAAATCTGAAAGACTTAATCGACTCCAATGTTGCCATGATTGAGTCGTTGCATCTAAAAAAGTTGCAAATTGAAAATTTAGTGGACCAGAGCTTAATCGCAACAGGCGATAAGGACATGATCAATTTAGTGATTAGGAACTTGGTCATGAACGCCATTAAATTCTCTGAATCAGGAGATAAAATTACCATTGCCGCAAAAGAGGACATCGATTTTTACATACTATCAGTGAAAGACAGCGGGGTGGGCATAGCGCCAGAAGTTCAAAAAATACTTTTTGAAAAAACTACCGGCTATAGTACCCGTGGCACTGCCAACGAAAAAGGTACTGGCCTTGGCCTGATCCTTTGCAAAGAATTTGTAGAGCGCAACGGTGGTAAGATTTGGCTAGAAAGTGAACTTGGTAAAGGAAGCACGTTCTTCTTTACAGTGAAGAAAGGGTAA
- a CDS encoding elongation factor Ts → MSAISAQDVNKLRTMTGAGMMDCKKALTEANGDFEKAVEILRKKGQKVSASRSDKDAKEGSVFVKLSDDKKTAILIALNCETDFVAKNEEFQNLGRLIAETAFTKKSATKEALLAEQLGGLTINDKITELVGKIGEKLEISAYVQMNGEAIVPYIHAGSKLGVLVSLKGVNGQDVTDAGKDVGMQIAAMNPVAVDEKGVDQELIQKEIEIAKAQILAEGKPEHMVEKIAQGKLNKFFKDSTLLPQAFVKDNSKTVAQYLDSVSKGLTVAEFKRVAIG, encoded by the coding sequence ATGTCAGCAATTTCAGCACAAGATGTAAACAAGCTGCGCACCATGACGGGTGCCGGTATGATGGATTGTAAAAAAGCATTGACCGAGGCCAACGGAGATTTTGAAAAGGCCGTAGAGATATTAAGAAAAAAAGGACAGAAAGTTTCGGCTTCCCGCTCTGACAAAGATGCCAAAGAAGGTTCTGTATTCGTAAAACTTTCAGACGACAAAAAAACCGCAATTTTGATTGCCCTAAATTGCGAGACTGATTTCGTAGCCAAGAACGAGGAGTTTCAAAACTTGGGCAGGTTGATTGCTGAAACAGCTTTCACAAAAAAATCGGCAACCAAGGAAGCGTTGTTGGCTGAACAACTGGGTGGATTGACCATCAACGACAAGATCACTGAATTGGTAGGAAAGATTGGGGAGAAATTAGAGATCAGTGCCTACGTGCAAATGAATGGTGAAGCAATTGTTCCCTACATCCATGCTGGTAGTAAATTGGGTGTATTGGTTTCGTTGAAAGGCGTAAATGGTCAGGATGTAACGGATGCTGGCAAAGATGTAGGCATGCAGATTGCGGCCATGAACCCCGTTGCCGTTGACGAAAAAGGAGTGGATCAGGAGTTGATCCAAAAGGAAATTGAAATTGCCAAGGCGCAAATTTTAGCGGAAGGCAAGCCTGAGCACATGGTAGAAAAAATTGCGCAAGGCAAATTGAACAAGTTCTTTAAAGACAGCACCTTGTTGCCACAGGCTTTTGTAAAGGATAACTCAAAAACTGTTGCTCAATACTTAGATAGCGTTAGCAAAGGCTTAACAGTAGCTGAGTTTAAGCGTGTAGCGATTGGATAA